In Primulina huaijiensis isolate GDHJ02 chromosome 4, ASM1229523v2, whole genome shotgun sequence, a genomic segment contains:
- the LOC140975251 gene encoding LOW QUALITY PROTEIN: uncharacterized protein (The sequence of the model RefSeq protein was modified relative to this genomic sequence to represent the inferred CDS: substituted 1 base at 1 genomic stop codon) — MEFSQNLIDRIHSSFSAGGIHFATPVSSFRTTELDLVRGLLQMVQGLSGSIFYWDGKKHCFCVQSGIYVAHLSQMSLHRVLNQFMFAANCLKVVDIVVNKIQKSKSLPPPTLRAFASSVSAWLRRIQDVALEEEVKVNSSDGSTTPTLLGLSSSLSSLCSGAEHLLQIVFGAIPQIFFEVDDYVPAADIAVHILNHLYLKLNEVCLVQGGEEDAYRMLLYILVGSLLPYIESLDSWLFQGILDDPFEEMFFVSNKEITIDEAEFWEKSYQPRPAMSKRLHREDFAYDFLPSAEDNKDQNVRKSVPLSSVPMGKEANNKEFQVCPFFIMDMAKAIISAGKSLQLIRHAPMQSPFAISADYVEKGNSIAGLTLSEVFCASLTALIGHGYHVAEYFWQDDKHLCGETEEIEENDGSFQLNTYSKNVWQKLMADILNQKRDTSSTPAKKGAINYNMTKGRTAVPDEIDNLPQRYCPENPAITVCSDIIYENRDAWSSLNISQAFCLPALNDDVLRQAIFGDNCGCGLTIKNTDYTSGLHFGELDHHRFLDDTKMLEVLLPFPTLLPSFQDDLHVSEVLPFQNNSTVASRILSWIQKVEPETTPLPIVVLQECLIVFIKKQADYIGSKMLSKLLHEWRLLDELGVLRAIYLLGSGDLLHHFLSVIFNKLDKGESLDDDFELNTILXESIRNSADNVLLSTPDALVVSLAKNPGMNEGEQRNPPIVVSTPRKGRAHSSGMDVLDSIAFTYKVSWPLELICNLEVMKKYNQVMSFLLKVKRAKYVLDKTRRWMWKDRGIASTKQKRCWLLEQKLLHFVDAFHQYVMDRVYHNAWRELCEGVAAAGTLDDAIDVHESYLLSIQRQCFVVPDKLGGLIASRINSILGLALDFYSIQQTLTSGGAISAVRARCEKELEQIGKQFDECMAFLLRILSVKLNVGQFPHLAALVTRINYNSFYMSDGGSLITAPGSANLRLHS; from the exons ATGGAATTTTCGCAAAATCTGATCGACAGAATCCATAGTTCATTTTCTGCTGGAGGTATACATTTCGCAACTCCAGTTTCATCTTTCAGGACAACTGAACTTGATCTG GTACGAGGTTTGTTGCAAATGGTACAAGGTTTGTCGGGTTCCATATTTTATTGGGACGGCAAGAAACATTGTTTTTGCGTGCAAAGTGGAATATACGTCGCTCATCTCTCGCAAATGAGTTTGCATCGTGTTCTTAACCAGTTCATGTTTGCTGCAAATTGTTTAAAAGTGGTAGACATCGTTGTTAACAAAATCCAGAAATCTAAAAGCTTGCCTCCACCTACGCTGCGAGCATTTGCCTCTTCTGTTAGTGCATGGCTAAGA AGGATACAAGATGTTGCTCTGGAAGAAGAGGTGAAGGTAAATAGCTCAGATGGTAGCACTACCCCCACTCTTTTGGGGTTGTCAAGTTCATTATCAAG TCTATGCTCAGGAGCCGAGCATTTGTTGCAAATAGTGTTTGGAGCTATTCCACAAATTTTTTTCGAAGTTGATGACTATGTACCTGCTGCGGATATTGCTGTTCACATTTTGAACCATCTGTATCTAAAACTCAATGAAGTTTGTCTTGTTCAAGGAGGAGAG GAGGATGCATATAGGATGTTACTTTATATACTTGTCGGTAGTTTGTTGCCGTATATCGAGAGTCTTGATTCTTGGCTCTTTCAAGGAATTCTTGATGATCCTTTTGAGGAG ATGTTCTTTGTTTCTAACAAAGAAATCACAATAGACGAGGCTGAATTTTGGGAGAAAAGCTATCAACCAAGACCAGCAATGTCCAAGAGATTGCATCGGGAAGATTTTGCTTATGATTTTCTACCTTCAGCAGAAGACAATAAAGATCAGAATGTTAGAAAATCTGTACCTTTGTCTAGTGTACCCATGGGAAAAGAAGCAAATAACAAAGAATTTCAAGTTTGTCCATTCTTCATCATGGATATGGCGAAGGCAATTATTTCTGCTGGAAAATCACTGCAGCTGATTCGACATGCTCCTATGCAATCTCCTTTTGCAATTTCTGCTGACTATGTTGAGAAAGGAAACAGCATAGCTGGATTAACCCTGTCGGAGGTCTTTTGTGCCTCATTAACAGCACTTATTGGCCATGGTTATCATGTTGCTGAGTATTTTTGGCAAGATGACAAACATCTGTGTGGGGAAACAGAGGAGATTGAGGAAAATGATGGGAGCTTTCAATTAAATACTTACTCAAAAAATGTCTGGCAGAAGTTAATGGCAGATATTTTGAACCAGAAAAGAGATACTAGTTCAACACCTGCAAAAAAAGGTGCAATAAATTACAACATGACAAAGGGGAGGACAGCAGTTCCAGATGAAATAGATAACCTTCCCCAAAGATATTGTCCTGAAAATCCAGCTATCACAGTTTGCAGTGACATTATTTATGAGAATAGAGATGCTTGGAGCTCATTAAACATATCTCAAGCCTTTTGTCTTCCCGCTCTGAATGATGATGTGCTTAGGCAAGCTATATTTGGTGATAATTGTGGTTGTGGTTTGACAATCAAGAACACGGATTACACTTCTGGTCTTCACTTTGGTGAATTAGATCATCATCGGTTCCTGGATGATACAAAGATGCTGGAAGTTTTGCTTCCATTTCCAACTCTTCTTCCATCTTTCCAG GATGACCTTCACGTGTCTGAGGTTTTACCCTTTCAGAATAACAGTACTGTTGCATCAAGAATCCTTAGCTGGATTCAAAAGGTTGAACCTGAAACTACTCCGCTTCCTATTGTTGTCCTTCAAGAGTGCCTCATTGTCTTCATCAAGAAGCAG GCTGATTATATTGGCAGCAAAATGTTGTCAAAATTACTGCATGAGTGGAGATTGCTGGACGAGTTGGGTGTGCTGCGTGCCATATATTTATTAGGATCAG GTGATCTGCTACATCATTTTTTGTCTGTCATTTTTAATAAGCTAGACAAAGGAGAATCCTTAGACGATGATTTTGAATTGAACACGATCTTGTAG GAATCAATAAGGAATTCTGCTGATAATGTGCTTTTAAGTACACCTGATGCATTGGTTGTGTCACTAGCCAAAAATCCTGGTATGAATGAAGGTGAACAGCGTAATCCACCCATTGTTGTCTCCACTCCTCGTAAAGGTAGAGCGCATAGCTCGGGAATGGATGTCTTGGACTCTATTGCATTCACATACAAG GTCTCTTGGCCCCTTGAGCTTATTTGCAACCTGGAAGTCATGAAGAAGTATAATCAG GTGATGAGTTTTTTGTTGAAGGTTAAACGTGCAAAATATGTACTAGATAAGACTCGAAGGTGGATGTGGAAG GATAGAGGCATTGCCTCGACTAAGCAAAAGCGCTGCTGGTTGCTGGAGCAAAAACTCCTTCATTTTGTGGATGCATTTCACCAATATGTTATGGACAGG GTATATCATAATGCGTGGCGAGAACTCTGTGAGGGTGTGGCGGCAGCTGGAACTCTGGATGACGCCATAGACGTGCATGAATCCTACTTATTGTCCATTCAGAGGCAGTGTTTTGTTGTTCCAGACAAGCTG GGGGGATTGATTGCTAGTCGCATAAATAGTATACTTGGGCTAGCTCTTGACTTCTATTCTATACAACAGACTCTAACCTCTGGTGGGGCAATTTCTGCTGTCAGAGCAAGATGTGAAAAGGAACTAGAGCAAATAGGGAAACAGTTCGATGAATGCATGGCATTTCTCCTCAGG ATTCTCTCTGTGAAGCTCAATGTTGGTCAGTTCCCTCACTTGGCAGCTCTAGTTACCCGTATTAACTATAATAGCTTCTATATGTCTGATGGGGGAAGCCTGATAACTGCTCCTGGCTCTGCCAACCTGCGCCTACATAGTTAA